A stretch of DNA from Thiomicrospira sp. XS5:
GGAAGACAAACTGCGTTTGCTGACGGAAACCGATGTGGAAGCCATCACCATGGCGGCGCAAACCGAACAGCCTAGAGTGATGGTGGTCGATTCGATTCAGACCATGCAGTTGGGCGATGTCAGCAGTGCGGCGGGTGGCGTGTCACAAGTGCGCGAATCGGCCGCGTACCTGACGCGTTTCGCCAAACAGAATCAGATTATGGTCTTCTTGGTCGGTCACGTGACCAAATCCGGTGAAGTCGCCGGCCCGCGGGTCTTGGAGCACATCGTCGATACGGTGCTGTTTTTGGAAGGGCAGTCCGATAGCCGCTTTCGAACGTTACGTGCTATCAAAAACCGTTTTGGCGCCGTCAATGAATTGGGCGTGTTCGCCATGACCGATAAGGGCATGAAGCAAATCAAAAATCCGTCGGCGATTTTCTTGTCTCGCGCGGAAGAACCGTCGCCCGGTTCGGCAGTGATGGTGCTTTGGGAAGGTTCTCGGCCGTTGTTGGTGGAAATTCAAGCCTTGGTGGACGAATCTCCCTACGGCGCGCCGAAACGGGTAACGGTCGGCTTGGAGTACAACCGTCTCTCGATGTTGCTGGCCGTGTTACACCGTCATGCCGGGGTGCAGGCTGGGGATCAGGATGTTTACGTCAATGTGGTGGGCGGCGTGAAGGTCAGTGAGACCAGCGCTGACCTGGCCGTATTGTGTGCGATTGTCTCCAGCTTAAAAAACAAAGTATTGCCTCAGGATTTAATCGTGTTTGGTGAGGTGGGTCTGTCCGGCGAAATTCGGCCGGTTTCCAGCGGGCAGGAACGCATTCTCGAAGCCGCCAAGCACGGTTTTAAAAAAGCCATTGTGCCGAATGCCAATATTCCGAAAGGCGGCGTGCCCGGTATGGAAGTCATCGGCGTCTCGACGCTTCAGCAGGCGTTGGCGCAAATTTAGGCCACGTCTACGGAGTTTTACCCCGTTCTATTGCAGGGGATTTCATGTAGAATAGCCCTATATCTTCCCAATCACGGCAGGTGATATCAGGCTATGACACATCAATCCACCGGGCTGGACGCCATTCACCTTGGAGACGTTGAACTCGCTTCGGCCGTGGTGCAGTCTCGCGGCGAAGCGGAATGGTGGATTGAGTCGCAAAATGACGCCGCCAAGGCCATTTGGGGCGATTACGACATCTCGCAGGACATCTCCTTGCGCTTATCGCTGTTGGAAGCCGACAAAAAACGCATTCCCAGCAGTTTTCTGCATAAAATTCCCGGTAATATCCAGTCGTTACGTTTCATTGTGACACCGTACCAAGGCCGTTTGTTGGTACAGTTTTTTCCCGATTTTTCCGAACACCATTCCGAAGACGACGGTATTTTCGATTTCTATGAAACTGTTCTGGAAGCTTCCC
This window harbors:
- the radA gene encoding DNA repair protein RadA, with the protein product MAKKVKLAYVCTECGADYAQWQGQCTACGEWNSLKEFKVSASKTKASGRAQTVGYAGASEQTVMSVNEVELSEVPRIDSSLSELDRVLGGGIVPGSVVLIGGDPGVGKSSLLLQVCCQLSQSQKVLYVTGEESLQQVAMRAKRMNLPEDKLRLLTETDVEAITMAAQTEQPRVMVVDSIQTMQLGDVSSAAGGVSQVRESAAYLTRFAKQNQIMVFLVGHVTKSGEVAGPRVLEHIVDTVLFLEGQSDSRFRTLRAIKNRFGAVNELGVFAMTDKGMKQIKNPSAIFLSRAEEPSPGSAVMVLWEGSRPLLVEIQALVDESPYGAPKRVTVGLEYNRLSMLLAVLHRHAGVQAGDQDVYVNVVGGVKVSETSADLAVLCAIVSSLKNKVLPQDLIVFGEVGLSGEIRPVSSGQERILEAAKHGFKKAIVPNANIPKGGVPGMEVIGVSTLQQALAQI